The Microbulbifer hydrolyticus genome has a segment encoding these proteins:
- the accD gene encoding acetyl-CoA carboxylase, carboxyltransferase subunit beta, producing the protein MSWLEKIVPSVIRTERRAGSSKVPEGVWKKCVKCDSTLYLPELERNLDVCPKCEHHFRIGARRRLDMFLDTEHREELATDVEPVDRLKFKDVKKYKDRLTQAQKATGEKDALVAMQGLLEGKPLVAVAFEFAFHGGSMGYVVGEKFTRAAQRALEENIPLVCFSATGGARMQEALISLMQMAKTSAVLEKLRMAGVPYISIMTDPVYGGVSASLALLGDINAAEPGARAGFAGPNIIEQTIRQKLPKGFQRAEFLLEHGAIDMIIPRAEMRNTVGRLLGKLTNN; encoded by the coding sequence ATGAGCTGGTTAGAAAAAATTGTTCCTTCGGTAATTCGTACCGAGCGTCGTGCCGGTTCCAGCAAGGTGCCGGAAGGGGTGTGGAAAAAGTGCGTGAAGTGCGATTCCACCCTTTACTTGCCGGAGCTTGAGCGCAACCTGGATGTGTGTCCCAAGTGTGAGCACCATTTTCGTATTGGCGCCCGCCGCCGTCTGGATATGTTCCTGGATACCGAACACCGGGAAGAGCTGGCTACCGATGTGGAGCCGGTGGATCGTCTGAAATTCAAAGACGTGAAGAAGTACAAGGATCGTCTGACCCAGGCCCAGAAAGCGACCGGTGAGAAAGACGCGCTGGTTGCGATGCAAGGCTTGCTGGAAGGTAAGCCGTTGGTAGCGGTGGCGTTTGAATTCGCATTCCACGGCGGCTCCATGGGCTACGTGGTGGGCGAGAAGTTTACCCGCGCGGCGCAGCGTGCGCTGGAGGAAAATATTCCGCTGGTGTGTTTCTCGGCTACCGGTGGCGCGCGGATGCAGGAGGCGCTGATCTCGCTGATGCAGATGGCAAAGACGTCAGCGGTGCTGGAAAAATTGCGGATGGCGGGCGTGCCCTACATCTCGATCATGACGGACCCGGTATACGGCGGTGTTTCCGCTTCCCTGGCGCTGCTCGGCGATATCAATGCGGCGGAGCCTGGAGCCCGCGCCGGTTTTGCCGGCCCGAACATCATCGAGCAGACCATTCGCCAGAAGCTGCCGAAAGGTTTCCAACGCGCGGAGTTCCTGCTGGAGCACGGCGCCATCGATATGATTATCCCCCGTGCAGAGATGCGCAATACGGTTGGTCGTTTGCTGGGTAAGCTTACCAATAACTGA
- the trpA gene encoding tryptophan synthase subunit alpha: MTEEQNRIDRRFAKLRSEGRKALVTYIVAGDGGLENTVDLMHQLVASGSDLIELGVPFSDPMAEGPVIQKGHERALEHKASLRKCLALVKEFRSDDADTPVILMGYANPIEKMGAEPFADGLKDAGADGALTVDLPAEEAGPLSELLNARNLRNIFLLTPTTSDARIAEITRLASGFVYYVSLKGVTGAGHLDLDSVRENLARIRRHTDLPLCVGFGIKDGASAKAVSADGDGAVVGSVLVSAVGESTDSAAAKDRVGALVSEMRSALDS, from the coding sequence GTGACTGAAGAGCAGAATAGAATTGACCGCCGCTTCGCCAAGCTGCGTAGCGAAGGGCGCAAGGCGCTGGTGACATATATTGTCGCCGGCGATGGCGGGCTGGAAAATACCGTAGACCTGATGCATCAGCTGGTGGCGAGTGGCTCCGACCTGATCGAACTGGGAGTACCTTTTTCCGACCCGATGGCGGAGGGCCCGGTGATCCAGAAAGGACATGAGCGCGCGCTTGAGCACAAGGCCTCGCTGCGGAAATGCCTGGCGCTGGTGAAAGAGTTCCGCAGCGACGACGCGGACACCCCGGTGATCCTGATGGGCTACGCCAACCCTATCGAGAAAATGGGAGCCGAGCCGTTTGCCGATGGCCTGAAAGACGCCGGTGCCGATGGCGCGCTGACCGTGGATCTGCCGGCGGAAGAGGCGGGTCCGCTCAGTGAGCTGCTGAACGCGCGCAACCTGCGTAATATTTTCCTGCTGACGCCCACCACCAGTGATGCGCGTATTGCCGAGATCACCCGCCTTGCCAGTGGCTTTGTCTACTATGTATCCCTGAAAGGCGTAACTGGCGCAGGCCACCTGGACCTGGATTCCGTGCGTGAAAACCTGGCCAGGATTCGCCGCCATACCGACCTGCCGCTGTGTGTGGGCTTCGGTATCAAGGACGGTGCTTCCGCCAAAGCGGTGAGTGCCGATGGCGACGGTGCCGTGGTCGGGAGTGTGCTGGTTTCCGCGGTGGGTGAATCCACCGACAGTGCTGCGGCCAAGGATCGTGTCGGTGCGCTGGTCTCGGAGATGCGCTCGGCGTTGGACAGCTGA